In a single window of the Streptacidiphilus sp. P02-A3a genome:
- a CDS encoding AAA family ATPase, whose protein sequence is MTSTLIGRDAEVRALKEMLDRVSGQGQCLVLRGDPGIGKTALLRATREVARGAGFRLLAAVGVQSEAQLPFAGLHQVLRPLLRPAVGLPDQRRQALLTAFGLAEGERPDIFGIALAAVDLLAAAAAERPVAILVDDVQWLDAQSQEVLTFIAHRSAPLRIATVGAVRTGYPGPFVSAGLPELEVSGVDGDAAEEILRSLAGVPGVADRRRIRDHARGNPLALLELPEALAGATYPESQDWQPLTARLERAFGSRVAELDPAARDALLIAAVDPVDDVVEILSATAVLRGAPVAADVLRPAVEVGLVRVEHGRLLLRHPLVRSGVLMAETLERRHAANAAVAAVLDEDPYRRAWHRGQSIVGPDDGIADELEANAAVAVDRGAVMSAIDLLQRSAQLTGASAQRGHRLLVAAEHAFSVGRQDQVRMLVTAAERSDLSELDWARAQWLREIFNDGVPGDTVRVHQLCDVARQSSAAGDRELALNLLLGAALRCWWADTGPAARADVVSTAKALVDGVEITRDHRYVATLALAGPVVECGAVVDLLSGIRPEEVADGDALRVFGIAATAIGDPVRSLAFLDRAEALLRSQGRLALLSQVLSLCVVNRLETGDWEGAQAAAGEGERLAKETGQPIWRTGALACDALSSAFRGDTDQALSYAAEVEAAASRQRLNQLLSMAQLAKGAALSAAGRHAQAYRELARAFLADDPSFHPRERFGAVMFLAEAAVEADRRADANAVVAELSQVAARTPSPLLLTHLRYARAVLCDDATAGPLYADMMSQDFTGWPWGKACADLAHGGWLRRLGRHTEALPALRSAVAELDRIGARPLGRPGAGRARGSRGRTLRCRTHPGS, encoded by the coding sequence GTGACCAGTACATTGATCGGCCGGGACGCCGAGGTCCGGGCCCTGAAGGAGATGCTCGACCGGGTCTCCGGCCAAGGCCAGTGCCTCGTACTCCGCGGAGACCCCGGCATCGGCAAGACGGCCCTGCTGCGCGCCACCCGGGAGGTCGCGCGCGGCGCGGGCTTCCGGCTCCTGGCGGCGGTCGGGGTGCAGTCCGAGGCGCAGTTGCCGTTCGCCGGGCTGCACCAGGTGCTGCGCCCGCTGCTGCGCCCGGCGGTCGGCCTGCCTGACCAGCGGCGGCAGGCCCTGCTGACCGCGTTCGGCCTGGCCGAGGGCGAGCGGCCGGACATCTTCGGCATCGCGCTGGCGGCGGTGGACCTGCTCGCGGCGGCCGCCGCCGAGCGGCCCGTCGCGATCCTGGTCGACGACGTGCAGTGGCTGGACGCGCAGAGCCAGGAGGTGCTCACCTTCATCGCGCACCGCAGCGCGCCGCTCCGGATCGCCACCGTCGGGGCCGTCCGGACCGGGTATCCGGGGCCCTTCGTCTCCGCCGGGCTGCCCGAGTTGGAGGTCTCCGGCGTGGACGGCGACGCCGCCGAGGAGATCCTGCGGAGTCTGGCGGGCGTGCCGGGCGTGGCCGACCGGCGCCGCATCAGGGACCATGCCCGGGGGAACCCGCTGGCGCTGCTGGAACTGCCCGAGGCCCTCGCCGGGGCGACCTATCCGGAGTCCCAGGACTGGCAACCGCTCACCGCCAGACTGGAGCGGGCCTTCGGCAGCCGGGTGGCCGAACTGGACCCGGCCGCCCGCGACGCGCTGCTGATCGCGGCCGTCGACCCGGTCGACGACGTGGTCGAGATCCTTTCCGCCACCGCGGTGCTGCGCGGGGCCCCGGTCGCCGCCGACGTCCTCCGTCCCGCGGTGGAGGTCGGCTTGGTCCGGGTCGAGCACGGTCGGCTGCTGCTGCGCCACCCGCTGGTGCGCTCGGGCGTGCTGATGGCCGAGACGCTGGAGCGCAGGCACGCCGCCAACGCGGCGGTCGCCGCGGTGCTGGACGAGGATCCGTACCGGCGCGCCTGGCACCGGGGGCAGTCGATCGTCGGTCCCGACGACGGGATCGCCGACGAGCTGGAGGCGAACGCGGCGGTCGCCGTCGACCGGGGCGCGGTCATGTCCGCGATCGACCTGCTCCAGCGGTCGGCGCAGCTGACCGGCGCCTCGGCCCAACGCGGGCACCGGCTGCTGGTGGCCGCGGAGCACGCCTTCAGCGTGGGCCGGCAGGACCAGGTCCGCATGCTGGTGACGGCCGCGGAGCGGAGCGACCTGTCCGAGCTCGACTGGGCACGGGCGCAGTGGCTGCGGGAGATCTTCAACGACGGGGTACCGGGCGACACCGTGCGGGTGCACCAGCTCTGCGACGTGGCGCGGCAGTCGAGCGCGGCAGGCGACCGTGAGCTGGCGCTGAACCTGCTGCTCGGGGCGGCGCTGCGGTGCTGGTGGGCCGATACCGGACCGGCCGCCCGGGCCGACGTGGTCTCCACCGCGAAGGCGCTGGTCGACGGCGTCGAGATCACGCGCGACCACCGGTACGTGGCCACCCTCGCGCTCGCCGGGCCCGTGGTCGAATGCGGCGCCGTCGTGGACCTGCTGTCCGGGATCCGGCCGGAGGAGGTCGCCGACGGCGACGCGCTGCGGGTCTTCGGCATCGCCGCCACCGCGATCGGTGACCCCGTCCGCAGTCTGGCCTTCCTCGACCGGGCGGAGGCGCTGCTGCGGAGCCAGGGACGGCTGGCGCTGCTGTCACAGGTGCTCTCGCTCTGCGTGGTCAACCGGCTGGAGACCGGCGACTGGGAGGGCGCGCAGGCCGCCGCCGGGGAGGGGGAACGACTGGCGAAGGAGACCGGCCAGCCGATCTGGCGTACCGGTGCGCTCGCCTGCGACGCGCTGAGCAGCGCCTTCCGCGGCGACACGGACCAGGCGCTCAGCTACGCGGCCGAGGTGGAGGCGGCGGCGAGCCGACAGCGGCTGAACCAGCTGCTGTCGATGGCGCAGCTCGCGAAGGGGGCCGCGCTGTCCGCCGCGGGGCGGCACGCCCAGGCGTACCGGGAACTGGCGCGGGCGTTCCTCGCCGACGATCCGAGCTTCCATCCGCGGGAGCGATTCGGCGCCGTGATGTTTCTCGCCGAGGCGGCGGTCGAGGCGGACCGCAGGGCCGACGCGAACGCCGTGGTGGCCGAGTTGTCGCAGGTAGCGGCCCGTACGCCGAGTCCGCTGCTGCTGACTCACCTGCGCTATGCTCGCGCCGTGCTCTGCGATGACGCCACCGCCGGTCCGCTCTACGCGGACATGATGAGCCAGGATTTCACCGGGTGGCCCTGGGGCAAAGCCTGCGCGGACCTCGCCCACGGCGGCTGGCTGCGCCGGCTCGGTCGGCACACGGAGGCGCTACCGGCGCTGCGGTCGGCCGTCGCGGAGCTCGATCGCATCGGTGCCAGGCCCTTGGGCCGACCGGGCGCGGGCCGAGCTCGGGGCAGCCGCGGACGGACGCTGAGGTGCCGGACGCATCCGGGCTCATAG